The DNA sequence CGCCAAACAAATTAAGGAGTTTTCATCTATGTCTTATCATCATATTAACATAAATCAGCTGACAAATATAGAGTCAAATTATTATTTAGGAGTTAACGCTCGTGAATGTGCACGACGTATGAAGATTGGAAAGGATAAAGTTTATACCTATTATCGCTTATTGAAAAAGGGATTCAGTGTTGAAGAAATCTACTTTAATTATAAGCAAAATAAAAAGCGTTGTGGAAGAAAAGAAATCACTTTATCTCAGCAGAAAGTACAAGAGATTCATGAGTTATTAGGTCAAGGATGGTCATTAGATGCTATTGCGGGGCGTGATAAGCTGATGGGTCATTCAGAAAGAGTTTCAACTAAAACATTGTATAAGCTTGTGAAAAATGGAAGCATTGATGCCAAAAAGCTCCGTCGAAAAGGAAAGAATAATCCTAAAAACCACAAAGAAACACGTGGAAGAATCAATGATTGTAAAACCATTCATGAGCGAGATAAGCAGTATCTTAAAGCTTCGATGAATCAAGAATACGGGCACTTTGAAGGGGATACCATTGTTGGTAAGAATCGTCAATCAGCCATTGTCACTTTAGTTGAAAAGAAAAGTAAATATATCGTACTATTAAAAGCAAGTCGTAAGAGTCAAGATGTCAAAGATGCGACATTAAATTGGCTAAATGAACAAGTTGAAATCGGCATCAAAACCATCACCTTTGATCGAGGAAAAGAGTTTTCTAGATGGAAAGAAATTGAACAAGAAAGCAAGATACCTCTTGAGATTTACTTTAGTGATCCAGGAGCACCAGGACAACGAGGATTGAATGAGAATTCAAATAGTATCGTTAGACAAGACCTACCGAAATCCACGGATTTATCCGTCCATTCACAAAAGAAATTAAATGAAATTGCGATGAAATATAATCGTGTACCCCGAAGATCTTTAAACTATTACACACCAGAAGAAATCATGAAAAAAGCAACTGGATTAGATTCACTCCTTCCAATTGCTTAGTTTGTGATAAATAATGGTCTGATTTAAATTGACAACTCAGGACTCAAAAAAACAAAATTTATATAATCAAGTCAATCTAATACCTGTTAAAGTAGATATCTCGCGGTATGTAGTTCTTTACTGGTGTAATGATATATATAGATACCGATTTTTAATGTTGGCTCTATTAGGCGAAAGTATTGTTTTTCATTATTTAACTACTTGAAAAGGATGAAATTTTTAACAATGAGATTTAACAACCATTGATACTAAGTGATTCACTATCAACAAGGTTGTCTAACACAGCTTTTATATTTAGCTATTACTCGATGATGTAACAGAATTTGCCGATAGTGAGGATAATTACTATATTTCAATTGGAATTATGCGATATACTTCTGGGAATCGATTTTTTAAAACAATTATTAATCAACCTTCAAAATCAATTGAAGACTATCAGTTAGTAAGTCGTTTTTGCCTTAAATAACTTAAATTTCCTAACCAAATCGTTCCGTCATAGCGCCAATAATAAATGATTTTAGTTGTAACAACCAAGTTATCTCTAAATATTTTTGATCGTTTATATCAGTTGTTCTGATTGCTACTCTAAACGATGACAAACTAAGTGATGTTGTTCAGCTAATTCGTCTGTTGAGAGTTTCTTTTCAATTCACGAGTAAGCGTAAAATAATGATGATTGAATTATTGAACAGTTTGTCTCGTAGAATAGACCATTTTTGAAAGAACTTCTATACGTATGTGTTAAGATGGTGGTAACTGATAAATAGCATTGCTTGTTAAGGATTAAGTGTGATAACTTCATTCTATAACAAAGCTCCTATTTATGAGCTTTTTATGTGTCGCACTTAATATTACAATCTGTCACATAAAAAAACTTGATTATAATAACCAGGAGCTTCCATTTTTAGTGAACCCTTTTGTAAAATAGCTAAATCCACCTTTACTTGACGAGATGAAAACTTATTTTTTAAAATAGGAGCAACTAACTCTTGTCCGTTACTAATTTCAAGAATACAATCTCCCTCTTGAAACTCAAGAAGTTCTATATAATCTAAAATTAATTGAAGTTGATCACTCATAACATCCTCTATTTCTACCTTCAAATCTGAATTAAAATAAATTTATTTAGTATATCATATGCAATGACCCATAAAATTGTTCTAAAAAAGTCAAACATTGAAATGTTTGACTTTTTATGCAATCGTCGCTTCTAATTCTTTTTCATCTTCGTCGATAAAATGATGATTGAGCCATTTATCGCCACGTAAACGAATCACATAAAGGATGCCTCGAACGGCCCAATCAACGAACATCGCAATAAAAATTCCTGCGACTCCCCAACCTAGTACCACTCCAAATAAGTAACCCAATCCTACTCGAAACACCCACATTCCAATGATGGCCGTCATCATCGTATACTTTCCATCGCCTGCTCCTTTTAAGCCACCAGGTAAAACAAAAGAAAAAGCCCAGATTGGTGTAGCTAGTGCGTTAAGTTGAATCAAGCGAGTGGCATAACTTAACACCTCTGGATTATCCGTATAAAGCGCAACAAAATACCAGGCAGTCGGAATAGAAAAAGCGCCCAAAATAACTAAATAAACAACCGCTAAGCGGGTAATAAAACGAAGAGTATGTCTTGCTAAAGCCGTTTCTTTACGACCAATTTCTTGCCCTACAATTGTGGTTGCCACAGTCGTTAATGAATTTCCTGGAATGTTAATCAAATTAATAATAGAATTAGCGATTGAGTTCGAAGACATGGCAATCGCCCCCATCCCCCCAATAAACACTTGTGTCAGTAATTTACCTAAGTGAAAAATAACGGATTCAATTCCTGCAGGTACCCCTACATAAAAGATCTGACGTAAATAATTAAATTGTGGACGATACAGTTGGATTTTTCCAAACTGAATCGCCTTCTTCCCCTTTATTAAAATCCACATCACATAAAGGGTTCCAATCACACGAGCTAAAGAAATTCCTAAGGCTGCACCGACAATCTCCCATTTAAACACATATAAGAAAAGATAAGTTAAAAGAATATTAAAAATATTAGCGACGACATTACTAATCGCTGCTATCTTTGTATCCCCAGCACCTCTTAAAATTCCATTAGCCATTAAAGTTAAGGCCATAAATGGAAAGCTAAATAATACAATACTAAAATAAGTAATTCCATACTCCACCACTTGAGGTTCTACTCCGTGATAAACAAGTTGAATTAAGGGGCGATTAAATACGAGTAACAATATCATGATAAAAATGGAAATAAAGGTTGTTGATATAATGCCTTGCATCGTAGCTTCATTTGTTTTTGCATAATCGTTACGCCCAACATATTGTGCGACCACAACCGTTCCCCCCCCCCATAGCAAATGATGTAAATACTGAAATAAATAGCACCTATTATAGTTTGATTCACATCAAAACGATATGAGCTTATGCCACATTAAAAATTAATTAAATGACATTTTACCTTGTTTCGTCGATACAAAAAAAGAGCACCATGAGTTGATGCTCTTTTTGGTTTTACTGTTACTTATCGTGCTAACCAACCACCATCGACAGCTATTGTATATCCATTGACATAATCACTTGCTGAGCTTGCTAAGAAGACAACAGGTCCTTTTAAGTCTTCTGGTGTTCCCCAACGATCAGCTGGAATACGTCCTAAAATTTCTGAACTACGTTGTTCATCAGCACGAAGTTGTGCTGTATTAGCGGTCGCCATATATCCTGGAGCAATCGCATTAATATTAATCCCATGTTTTGCCCATTCATTGGCCATTAACATTGTAATCCCTTTTACCCCTGACTTACTCGCTGTATAAGATGGCACACGAATTCCACCTTGAAATGATAACATCGATGCAATATTAATAATTTTTCCACCTGTTCCTTGTTTCATAAATTGATTGGCTGCCGCTTGACAGAAGAAGAAAACAGATTTTAAGTTTAAATTAATGACGT is a window from the Turicibacter bilis genome containing:
- a CDS encoding IS30 family transposase — translated: MSYHHININQLTNIESNYYLGVNARECARRMKIGKDKVYTYYRLLKKGFSVEEIYFNYKQNKKRCGRKEITLSQQKVQEIHELLGQGWSLDAIAGRDKLMGHSERVSTKTLYKLVKNGSIDAKKLRRKGKNNPKNHKETRGRINDCKTIHERDKQYLKASMNQEYGHFEGDTIVGKNRQSAIVTLVEKKSKYIVLLKASRKSQDVKDATLNWLNEQVEIGIKTITFDRGKEFSRWKEIEQESKIPLEIYFSDPGAPGQRGLNENSNSIVRQDLPKSTDLSVHSQKKLNEIAMKYNRVPRRSLNYYTPEEIMKKATGLDSLLPIA
- a CDS encoding MATE family efflux transporter, with the protein product MLWGGGTVVVAQYVGRNDYAKTNEATMQGIISTTFISIFIMILLLVFNRPLIQLVYHGVEPQVVEYGITYFSIVLFSFPFMALTLMANGILRGAGDTKIAAISNVVANIFNILLTYLFLYVFKWEIVGAALGISLARVIGTLYVMWILIKGKKAIQFGKIQLYRPQFNYLRQIFYVGVPAGIESVIFHLGKLLTQVFIGGMGAIAMSSNSIANSIINLINIPGNSLTTVATTIVGQEIGRKETALARHTLRFITRLAVVYLVILGAFSIPTAWYFVALYTDNPEVLSYATRLIQLNALATPIWAFSFVLPGGLKGAGDGKYTMMTAIIGMWVFRVGLGYLFGVVLGWGVAGIFIAMFVDWAVRGILYVIRLRGDKWLNHHFIDEDEKELEATIA
- the kduD gene encoding 2-dehydro-3-deoxy-D-gluconate 5-dehydrogenase KduD; its protein translation is MILEQFKLDGKVAIVTGAAIGLGQGMAIGLAEAGADIVAVGISSMDEVKAAVEAVGRRCLTIEANLMSTDPIQSIIDQAIAEFGHIDILVNNAGIIRRQDSVKFSEKDWDDVINLNLKSVFFFCQAAANQFMKQGTGGKIINIASMLSFQGGIRVPSYTASKSGVKGITMLMANEWAKHGININAIAPGYMATANTAQLRADEQRSSEILGRIPADRWGTPEDLKGPVVFLASSASDYVNGYTIAVDGGWLAR